One Fibrobacter sp. UWH4 genomic region harbors:
- a CDS encoding RNA polymerase sigma factor, whose product MNGKNLSEQLAFSKLYEAYAPMVYRRCMFLLKDEAEAKDMVQNVFLRVYERVESIDLSQPSSLLWNTATRLCLNRIRDKRRRGLDVDSSELLLNIACAEDDGREASGILARIFSKEQESTRTIAVLHYVDGMTLEETAETVGLSVSGVRKRLRTLQAKVKNLEVER is encoded by the coding sequence ATGAACGGGAAAAATCTCTCTGAGCAATTGGCGTTTTCGAAACTGTACGAGGCTTATGCCCCGATGGTTTATCGCCGCTGCATGTTTCTGCTCAAGGACGAAGCCGAAGCGAAGGACATGGTACAGAACGTGTTTCTGCGCGTGTACGAGCGTGTAGAATCCATCGATCTTTCGCAACCGTCCAGCTTGCTGTGGAATACGGCGACCAGGCTTTGCCTGAACCGCATCCGTGACAAGCGCCGCCGCGGACTTGACGTGGACTCGAGCGAGCTTCTGCTCAACATCGCCTGCGCCGAAGACGATGGCCGCGAAGCTAGTGGAATTCTCGCGAGGATTTTTTCCAAGGAACAGGAATCGACCAGGACAATCGCCGTGCTCCATTATGTGGACGGCATGACCCTGGAAGAAACTGCGGAGACTGTAGGTCTTTCGGTAAGCGGCGTGCGCAAGCGTTTGCGTACCCTGCAGGCGAAAGTCAAGAATCTGGAGGTCGAAAGATGA
- a CDS encoding FKBP-type peptidyl-prolyl cis-trans isomerase: protein MNFSRLSCAVLPLCSVLVACGGAQKPAVEPAPAADTTAVAVPAKPDLDNPTNRYSYALGMDLGKAIANVNVPLNLDVLMGAIQDQVDSARPVLMTDTVAESALQDLLLQMQKQKEADEKVAAQKALEEQTKFFAENAKDTTVKVTPKGVQYKVLKEGTGIVPKQGDRVQVHYIGSLLNGTEFDNSVKRGEPLEFPVNAVIEGWQDLLQVMKEGMKVKAWIPSALAYGEAGVPPMIPANAMLVFEVELLKVYAEVPAIDSTAIAPAASVAPAAEQTGAAPAATETVPAKAEAKPATKK from the coding sequence ATGAATTTTAGCCGTCTTTCCTGTGCTGTTTTGCCCCTTTGCAGTGTTCTCGTCGCTTGTGGCGGTGCCCAGAAACCCGCCGTGGAACCCGCTCCCGCGGCCGATACGACTGCAGTGGCCGTGCCCGCGAAGCCCGACCTGGACAACCCTACGAACCGCTACAGCTATGCGCTGGGAATGGACCTGGGCAAGGCGATTGCGAATGTGAACGTGCCGCTGAATTTGGATGTGCTCATGGGCGCGATCCAGGACCAGGTGGATTCGGCGCGGCCGGTGCTGATGACCGATACGGTCGCGGAATCGGCGCTGCAGGATTTGCTGTTGCAGATGCAGAAGCAGAAGGAAGCCGACGAAAAGGTAGCGGCCCAGAAGGCCCTTGAAGAACAGACGAAGTTCTTCGCCGAAAACGCGAAGGATACGACGGTCAAGGTGACTCCGAAGGGCGTGCAGTACAAGGTCCTCAAGGAAGGTACGGGAATAGTTCCCAAGCAGGGTGACCGCGTGCAGGTGCACTACATCGGCTCGCTCCTGAACGGAACCGAATTTGACAATAGCGTGAAGCGCGGCGAACCGCTGGAATTCCCGGTGAACGCCGTGATCGAAGGCTGGCAGGACCTGCTCCAGGTGATGAAAGAAGGCATGAAGGTAAAGGCTTGGATCCCGAGCGCCCTGGCTTATGGCGAGGCGGGCGTCCCGCCGATGATTCCTGCGAATGCGATGCTCGTGTTCGAGGTGGAACTCTTGAAGGTGTATGCCGAGGTCCCTGCGATCGACAGTACGGCGATTGCGCCTGCTGCATCCGTTGCCCCTGCCGCGGAACAGACCGGTGCTGCGCCCGCCGCAACGGAAACGGTTCCCGCAAAGGCCGAAGCAAAGCCTGCAACCAAGAAGTAG